One Bremerella sp. JC817 genomic window carries:
- a CDS encoding YkgJ family cysteine cluster protein → MPSNSSATANAPTVTQTFYTAAREARDVVQRLLKRKREGLDWIDDLRELQQEFIQSSPQASQRECGAGCASCCLSAQVDVTGVEAIAASEFLRMCVSPEDLAKIETRLKRSTEIRRAQIKGQLPQRPVACGMLNSKGHCQIYAARPVICSGVFSTDRQACDDAIHAAETGDLSGSAPLDLVSIQATGGISGGLQRVLVENGYDGNLYELNSAVLTVLHDTQALQRFFDREDIFRDAICTEAHSPPRRNMVVRPYHLRRRESQLR, encoded by the coding sequence ATGCCATCAAACTCCTCCGCGACTGCCAATGCACCGACCGTTACTCAAACGTTTTATACCGCTGCGCGCGAAGCTCGTGACGTGGTCCAGCGACTTCTAAAACGGAAGCGAGAAGGTCTCGACTGGATTGATGACCTACGGGAATTGCAACAAGAGTTCATCCAGAGCTCGCCTCAAGCCTCGCAGCGAGAATGTGGAGCCGGCTGTGCCAGTTGCTGCCTCTCGGCCCAGGTCGACGTCACCGGGGTCGAAGCTATCGCTGCAAGCGAGTTCCTGCGGATGTGTGTCAGCCCAGAAGATCTGGCGAAGATCGAAACGCGTCTCAAACGGAGCACCGAAATCCGACGAGCTCAGATCAAAGGGCAACTTCCACAGCGACCGGTGGCGTGCGGCATGCTGAATTCCAAGGGACATTGCCAGATTTATGCGGCCCGACCTGTGATCTGCTCTGGCGTCTTCTCCACCGATCGTCAGGCCTGCGACGACGCCATCCATGCTGCGGAAACGGGCGATCTGTCCGGATCGGCTCCGCTGGACCTGGTATCGATCCAGGCAACCGGCGGAATCTCGGGGGGATTGCAACGTGTGCTCGTCGAAAATGGCTACGACGGCAACCTTTACGAGCTTAACTCGGCTGTCCTGACCGTGCTTCACGACACTCAAGCGCTGCAACGATTCTTTGACCGCGAAGATATCTTCCGCGATGCCATCTGCACCGAAGCCCACTCGCCCCCCAGACGAAATATGGTCGTTCGACCATATCACTTACGTCGCCGAGAGTCGCAATTGAGATAA
- a CDS encoding CinA family nicotinamide mononucleotide deamidase-related protein — MIAEILAIGDELTSGQRLDTNTQWLSQQLEALGIEVLFHTTVGDDLEANIQVFKTALSRANLVIATGGLGPTDDDLTRQALANATSTHLKLDADSLEHIQRRFSMRGREMPPKNQIQAMFPEGSRVIFNPNGTAPGIDLDYSVGMHHSRFIALPGVPAEMKEMWTATVAPSLAGQGTAKKVIRHHVVKCFGVGESHMESLLPDLIKRGREPRVGITVHQATISLRITATGTEASQCEAAIADTVKQIHAAVGDLVFGEGDEELHDVIVRDLLAQGKKVATVESSTSGLLAFWLGAVDDQRQVFIGGQIKPPSELTTQEAVEKAAAAIRQQTGADYGLALGTFCEADSSDDYFVALASAEGVESKASGLAGHPEIWGPRMAKQGLDLLRKKLIAKA, encoded by the coding sequence ATGATCGCAGAGATCTTGGCCATCGGTGACGAACTAACGAGCGGACAGCGACTGGACACCAACACTCAGTGGCTTAGTCAGCAATTAGAGGCTCTGGGGATCGAGGTGCTGTTTCACACCACGGTCGGCGACGATCTGGAAGCCAATATCCAAGTTTTCAAAACGGCCCTCTCGCGAGCTAACCTGGTGATAGCGACCGGAGGCCTTGGCCCAACCGACGACGATCTTACACGGCAAGCGTTGGCGAACGCGACCAGTACCCATTTGAAGCTGGATGCCGACAGTCTCGAGCATATCCAGCGTCGGTTCTCGATGCGGGGGCGTGAAATGCCACCGAAGAATCAAATCCAGGCCATGTTTCCGGAAGGAAGCCGCGTAATCTTCAATCCCAACGGAACGGCCCCTGGGATCGATCTCGATTACAGCGTGGGTATGCATCACTCCCGATTTATCGCATTACCGGGTGTGCCAGCAGAAATGAAGGAGATGTGGACCGCTACCGTCGCACCTTCGTTGGCAGGGCAGGGGACCGCGAAGAAGGTGATCCGTCATCATGTCGTCAAATGCTTCGGGGTTGGCGAGAGCCACATGGAGTCACTGCTGCCTGACTTGATCAAACGTGGACGCGAACCCCGTGTCGGGATTACGGTGCACCAGGCCACCATCTCGCTCCGAATCACCGCCACCGGGACCGAGGCGAGCCAATGCGAGGCGGCCATTGCTGATACGGTCAAGCAAATTCATGCGGCGGTCGGGGATCTGGTCTTCGGAGAAGGGGACGAGGAACTGCACGACGTGATCGTGCGTGACTTGCTCGCTCAAGGAAAGAAGGTCGCCACGGTCGAGTCGTCGACCTCGGGGCTGCTCGCTTTCTGGCTGGGGGCAGTCGACGACCAGCGACAGGTGTTCATCGGTGGGCAGATTAAGCCTCCCAGCGAGCTCACCACGCAGGAAGCAGTCGAGAAGGCTGCCGCAGCAATCCGTCAGCAAACCGGGGCCGATTACGGGTTGGCCCTAGGGACGTTCTGCGAGGCGGATTCGTCGGACGACTACTTTGTCGCCCTGGCAAGTGCCGAAGGTGTCGAGTCAAAAGCCAGCGGTCTGGCGGGGCATCCTGAGATCTGGGGCCCCCGCATGGCGAAGCAGGGCCTCGATCTGCTTCGCAAGAAACTGATCGCCAAGGCTTAG
- a CDS encoding carbon storage regulator produces MLVLSRRVGERIEIGDGITVVVLRVTGKAVRVGIEAPQSVAIRRTEIPENSSWNQVPDGKAGDTSYLSSDSSQRIR; encoded by the coding sequence ATGTTAGTCTTAAGTCGACGCGTTGGTGAAAGAATCGAGATTGGCGACGGCATCACGGTCGTCGTGTTGCGTGTCACGGGAAAAGCGGTGCGAGTCGGAATTGAAGCACCCCAGAGTGTGGCAATTCGACGCACAGAGATTCCGGAGAACAGCAGTTGGAATCAAGTGCCCGATGGGAAGGCAGGCGACACCAGCTATCTCTCCTCCGATTCATCGCAGCGTATTAGATGA
- the murB gene encoding UDP-N-acetylmuramate dehydrogenase translates to MEFTAGFEHFVRTDEPLAQYTWLKLGGSAEYFAEPTTIEELASVVKRCRENDIPCRVLGGGSNLLVSDDGVPGMVIHLSHPVFSGIEVDGNRVTVGGGAKLSHVVSTSVGAGLAGLEALAGIPGTVGGALHGNAGANGVDIGQRTVEAKVMTRTGEVQTRTASDLQFTYRQSSLDELVILSAVFELDPADSQELTRRMQKFWIVQKASQPGGSDAVGYMFFDPQGLSASSVIEQSGLKGTKVGGAEICGEHANFVIASPEATASDVRRLAELVQSRVKEVSGMDLKCQLTIW, encoded by the coding sequence ATGGAATTTACCGCTGGCTTCGAGCACTTCGTTCGCACGGATGAACCTTTGGCACAATACACCTGGCTGAAACTGGGTGGAAGCGCAGAATATTTCGCCGAACCTACGACCATCGAAGAACTTGCTTCCGTCGTCAAACGGTGCCGCGAAAACGATATTCCGTGTCGCGTGCTGGGTGGCGGCTCGAACTTGCTGGTCAGCGACGACGGCGTTCCGGGCATGGTGATTCACCTGAGCCATCCCGTCTTCAGCGGGATCGAAGTTGACGGCAACCGTGTCACCGTCGGCGGTGGTGCCAAGCTTTCCCATGTCGTCAGCACGTCCGTCGGAGCAGGTCTGGCCGGTCTGGAAGCTTTGGCTGGTATTCCTGGCACCGTCGGTGGTGCCCTGCATGGCAATGCCGGGGCGAATGGCGTCGACATTGGTCAGCGGACGGTCGAAGCCAAGGTGATGACCCGCACTGGCGAAGTGCAGACCCGCACCGCCAGCGATCTGCAGTTCACCTATCGCCAGAGCAGCTTGGATGAACTAGTGATTCTAAGCGCCGTGTTCGAGCTGGACCCAGCGGACTCGCAGGAACTGACCCGCCGCATGCAAAAGTTCTGGATCGTCCAGAAGGCTTCGCAGCCAGGCGGATCGGACGCGGTCGGTTACATGTTCTTCGACCCACAAGGGCTTTCTGCCAGCTCGGTGATCGAGCAATCGGGGCTGAAGGGCACCAAGGTCGGCGGGGCCGAAATCTGCGGCGAACATGCCAATTTCGTCATCGCCAGCCCAGAAGCAACCGCCAGCGATGTTCGCCGGTTAGCCGAACTCGTTCAAAGCCGTGTGAAGGAAGTCAGTGGCATGGATCTGAAGTGCCAGCTAACCATCTGGTAG